The Mercurialis annua linkage group LG8, ddMerAnnu1.2, whole genome shotgun sequence genome window below encodes:
- the LOC126661957 gene encoding ricin-like, protein MSSKNKQSQLDKHKATINQENSLVKKWKFLRDTTENTEETSNADAETIIELRRLKIQNQQVSSMAKQQEQAVFSDKTKKIALAITAKHVAETCAKAQPPFETPTQTAVMHTNSKGHVLSHHHIPPAIPPSIRLGVRVVTARIPFGDSSLSLENNWGSLSEQIQTSNQGAFVRAVQLRQRDNRTFDVDSLTQALIRNMGLLLYFCTTPSSSNRRPRSATAYDVCDYSEPTVRIAGPNGLCADVYKGWMHNGNSIILWPCKTNTDANQLWTLKRDGTIQSNGKCLTTYGSIPGRYMMIYDCDSAVADATRWKVWDNGTIINPAYGLVLAAKTWVEGVTLTVETNDYSIGQSWRPTNNTQPFVASIVGFKDLCLHANGENVWVEECVASKKEQQWALYPDGSIRPQEKQQYCLTGDAELVKILSCKPGSSAQRWAFENDGSTLNLNTIWVLDVRRSDPSLKQILIYPNHGTKNQKWNVIY, encoded by the exons ATGAGTTCTAAGAACAAACAATCACAACTAGATAAGCACAAAGCAACGATAAACCAAGAAAACTCACTTGTAAAAAAATGGAAGTTCCTGAGAGATACAACAGAGAACACCGAAGAAACTTCAAACGCAGATGCAGAAACGATAATAGAGCTCAGGCGTCTTAAGATCCAGAACCAGCAGGTTTCGTCTATGGCAAAGCAACAAGAACAGGCTGTTTTCTCTGACAAAACGAAG AAAATTGCACTAGCAATAACTGCTAAACACGTGGCTGAAACGTGCGCCAAAGCACAACCGCCATTTGAGACACCCACCCAAACAGCTGTCATGCACACCAACTCGAAAGGACATGTCCTTTCACATCACCATATCCCTCCAGCTATTCCCCCTAGCATACGGCTCGGTGTCAGA GTCGTTACAGCTCGGATTCcgtttggtgattcatcacttAGCCTTGAGAACAATTGGGGAAGCTTGTCGGAACAAATTCAGACATCTAATCAAGGCGCCTTTGTTAGAGCAGTTCAACTACGTCAGCGAGATAATCGGACTTTTGATGTCGATAGCTTGACTCAAGCATTGATTAGGAACATGGGCCTCCTGTTATACTTTTGTACAACTCCAAGTTCGAGCAATCGGAGACCCCGCTCGGCTACAGCATATGATGTTTGCGATTATAGTGAGCCTACTGTGCGTATTGCGGGTCCAAATGGTTTATGTGCTGATGTGTATAAAGGGTGGATGCACAATGGCAATTCAATAATCTTATGGCCCTGCAAAACTAATACAGATGCGAATCAACTTTGGACCTTAAAAAGAGATGGCACTATTCAATCCAACGGCAAGTGCTTGACCACTTATGGATCTATTCCGGGAAGGTACATGATGATATATGATTGCGACTCCGCTGTGGCTGATGCCACCCGTTGGAAAGTATGGGATAATGGAACCATCATAAATCCTGCATATGGTCTAGTTTTAGCAGCAAAAACTTGGGTTGAAGGTGTTACACTTACGGTGGAGACCAACGACTATAGTATTGGTCAATCATGGCGTCCTACGAACAATACACAACCTTTTGTCGCATCCATTGTCGGGTTTAAAGATCTCTGCTTGCACGCAAATGGAGAGAATGTGTGGGTAGAGGAATGCGTAGCTTCAAAGAAAGAGCAGCAGTGGGCTCTTTATCCAGATGGTTCGATACGCCCTCAAGAGAAACAACAATACTGCCTTACTGGGGATGCTGAACTCGTCAAGATTCTCTCTTGTAAACCCGGATCGTCAGCTCAAAGGTGGGCGTTCGAGAACGACGGCTCTACTTTGAATTTAAACACCATATGGGTTCTGGATGTCAGAAGATCTGATCCAAGTCTTAAACAAATTCTCATTTATCCAAATCATGGTACTAAAAATCAGAAGTGGAATGTAATATATTGA
- the LOC126660852 gene encoding serine carboxypeptidase-like, which translates to MEKLTKLINRHPHFLLFLSLSLITLTTAASDDHLRLGKSNFPSLQAEKLIRELNLFPEKDINILDHIDNSFEGVGGIVEKGIKFPNVVSDGYEAVSVEELGHHAGYYKIANSHAARMFYFFFESRNKKKEDPVVIWLTGGPGCSSELAMFYENGPFKIADNMSLVWNPYGWDKASNLLYVDQPIGTGFSYSSDKRDIRHNEEGVSNDLYDFLQAFFEAHPELAKNDFYITGESYAGHYIPAFAARVHNGNKNKEGIHINLKGFAIGNGLTDPAIQYKAYTDYALDMGLISKTDYARIGKVIPVCEIAIKLCGTDGTLSCLASLLVCQTIFTSIMSRAGDINHYDIRKKCVGSLCYDFSNMENFLNQKSVRDALHVGDIDFVSCSPTVYQAMLMDWMRNFETGIPALLEDGIQMLIYAGEYDLICNWLGNSRWVHAMEWSGQKDFVASSEVPFTVDNSEAGLLKSYGPLAFLKVHDAGHMVPMDQPKAALEMLMRWIQGTLSEAPTEPEKLVAEM; encoded by the exons ATGGAGAAACTAACAAAACTCATCAACCGTCATCCCCATTTCCTCCTCTTCCTCTCTCTGTCGCTAATTACGCTAACCACCGCCGCCTCCGATGATCATCTCCGTCTCGGGAAGTCAAATTTCCCGTCATTACAGGCGGAGAAGCTCATCAGAGAGCTCAATTTGTTCCCGGAAAAAGACATAAATATCCTCGATCATATCGACAACAGCTTTGAAGGAGTTGGGGGAATTGTTGAGAAGGGAATTAAGTTTCCTAACGTCGTCAGCGACGGTTATGAAGCGGTTTCCGTTGAGGAATTGGGTCATCATGCTGGTTATTACAAAATCGCTAACTCTCACGCCGCtag GatgttttatttcttctttGAATCAAGGAACAAGAAGAAGGAAGATCCAGTGGTGATATGGTTGACTGGTGGACCAGGGTGTAGTAGTGAATTAGCTATGTTTTATGAGAATGGTCCTTTTAAAATTGCTGATAATATGTCTCTTGTCTGGAATCCTTATGGTTGGGATAAG GCATCAAACCTTCTATATGTTGATCAACCTATTGGGACTGGATTCAGTTACAGCTCTGATAAACGTGATATCCGCCATAATGAGGAGGGAGTTAGTAATGACCTATATGACTTCCTACAG GCTTTCTTTGAGGCTCATCCTGAACTTGCAAAGAATGACTTTTATATAACTGGAGAGTCATATGCTGGCCACTACATTCCTGCTTTTGCTGCTCGAGTTCACAatggaaacaaaaataaagaagGAATCCATATAAACCTCAAG GGATTTGCCATTGGCAATGGGCTTACTGATCCTGCAATCCAGTACAAAGCTTACACAGATTATGCATTAGATATGGGGTTAATTTCAAAAACTGATTATGCTCGCATTGGCAAGGTGATACCGGTGTGTGAAATTGCAATAAAACTCTGTG GAACTGATGGTACACTCTCTTGCTTGGCCTCATTATTGGTTTGCCAAACAATATTCACTAGCATCATGTCACGAGCTGGTGATATAAAT CACTATGATATCAGAAAGAAATGCGTGGGCAGTCTCTGCTATGACTTCTCAAACATGGAGAATTTTCTCAACCAGAAATCCGTTAGGGATGCTCTCCATGTTGGTGATATCGACTTTGTGTCTTGTAGTCCTACAGTGTATCAGGCGATGTTGATGGACTGGATGAGAAATTTCGAAACCGGCATTCCTGCTCTTCTTGAGGATGGAATCCAAATGCTTATATATGCAGGAGAATATGATCTTATCTGTAACTGGCTTG GAAATTCAAGATGGGTTCATGCTATGGAGTGGTCTGGTCAGAAAGACTTTGTGGCGTCTTCTGAAGTTCCTTTTACAGTTGATAATTCGGAAGCTGGACTATTGAAAAGCTACGGACCTCTTGCTTTCCTCAAG GTCCATGATGCAGGCCACATGGTTCCGATGGACCAACCAAAGGCTGCACTAGAGATGCTGATGAGGTGGATTCAAGGAACACTGTCAGAGGCCCCAACGGAGCCAGAGAAACTGGTCGCAGAGATGTAA
- the LOC126660389 gene encoding protein FLOWERING LOCUS D, producing the protein MNSNSPFPIPDEEFSSLPLEFISYPPIPSLNPNPNPIPHFLSFSIPKKRRRGRSQRTTIPTPPTASFQFPPQNPNSTSSAPIPDFSEEIIVINKESTGEALIALSSGFPADSLTEEEIEAGVVSVIGGIEQVNYILIRNHIIMKWRENVNSWISKEMFVNSVPQHCHGLLDSAYEYLVSRGFINFGVSQSIKEIAPLEVNSNCNVIIIGAGLAGLAAARQLMRFGFKVSVLEGRKRPGGRVYTMKMEGGGGNRVFAWADLGGSVLTGTLGNPLGIVARQLGCSLHKVRDKCPLYRFDGNPVDLDMDMKVENAFNRLLDKASKLRQLMGDVSMDVSLGAAVETFRQVYGDAVTNEDMNLFNWHCANLEYANAGLLSKLSLAFWDQDDPYDMGGDHCIIPGGNGKLVQALAENVPISYEKTVHTIRYGSDGVQVISGSQVFEGDMVLCTVPLGVLKSGSIKFNPELPQKKLDGIKRLGYGLLNKVAMLFPCVFWETDLDTFGHLTEDSSTRGKFFLFYSYAAVSGDPLLIALVAGEAAHKFESMPPTDAVTQVLQILKGIYEPKGITVPEPIQTVCTRWGSDPFTLGSYSNVAVGASGDDYDILAESVGDGRLFFAGEATNRRYPATMHGAFLSGLREAANIVRHANARTSRIKASKEPSKNVHHCTSLLTDLFRDPDLEFGSFSVIYSRKDVDPKSTAILRVTFNEPRKKNQESSGPDQQHSNKLLFQQLQSHFNQKQQLHVYILLSKQQAFELREVRGGDEMRLNYLCEKLGVKLVGRKGLGPTADSLIAAIKAERGSRKATSNSLDLKVGSLKGTSKLKAGTLKKKLIRRAKIVSNNNRLVPPFDSNIAKEQVPVETQTPNQGPSEVLDAGQSQVDGLKNEQMAPFC; encoded by the exons ATGAATTCAAATTCCCCATTTCCAATTCCAGACGAAGAATTCTCCTCTCTCCCTCTTGAATTCATTTCTTACCCTCCAATTCCctccctaaaccctaaccctaacccaatcCCTCACTTCCTCTCCTTCTCCATTCCCAAAAAACGACGCCGTGGCCGCTCCCAACGCACTACAATACCCACCCCACCAACCGCTTCCTTTCAATTCCCACCTCAAAACCCTAATTCCACTTCTTCAGCACCAATCCCTGATTTTTCCGAGGAGATTATTGTAATTAACAAAGAATCCACCGGTGAAGCATTGATTGCACTTTCTTCCGGGTTTCCGGCGGATTCGTTAACTGAAGAAGAGATCGAAGCGGGTGTCGTGTCGGTTATTGGCGGAATCGAACAGGtgaattatattttgattagGAATCATATTATTATGAAATGGCGCGAAAATGTTAATTCTTGGATTAGTAAAGAAATGTTTGTGAATTCGGTTCCGCAGCATTGTCATGGGTTATTAGATTCTGCTTATGAGTATTTAGTTTCGCGTGGGTTTATTAATTTTGGGGTGTCGCAGTCGATTAAGGAGATTGCTCCGTTGGAAGTGAATAGTAATTGTAATGTGATTATAATTGGTGCTGGTTTAGCGGGATTGGCTGCTGCGAGGCAGTTGATGAGGTTTGGGTTTAAAGTTAGTGTCTTGGAAGGGAGAAAGCGTCCCGGTGGAAGAGTTTATACGATGAAAATGGAGGGTGGCGGTGGGAATAGGGTTTTTGCGTGGGCGGATTTGGGTGGGAGTGTGTTGACAGGGACTTTGGGGAATCCATTAGGGATTGTGGCTAGGCAGTTAGGGTGTTCGTTGCATAAGGTTAGAGATAAGTGTCCATTGTATAGGTTTGATGGAAATCCCGTTGATTTGGATATGGATATGAAGGTTGAGAATGCATTTAATCGGTTGTTGGATAAGGCTAGTAAGCTTAGGCAATTGATGGGGGATGTTTCAATGGATGTCTCACTAGGTGCTGCTGTCGAAACTTTTAGACAGGTTTATGGGGATGCAGTGACTAATGAGGATATGAATTTGTTTAATTGGCATTGTGCGAATTTGGAATATGCAAATGCAGGTTTGTTGTCTAAGCTTTCACTGGCCTTTTGGGACCAGGATGATCCATATGATATGGGTGGGGATCATTGTATTATACCTGGTGGTAATGGAAAGTTGGTTCAGGCCCTAGCTGAGAATGTGCCTATTTCATATGAGAAGACCGTGCATACGATTAGATATGGGAGTGACGGAGTGCAGGTTATTTCTGGAAGTCAGGTTTTTGAAGGGGATATGGTATTGTGTACAGTTCCATTAGGGGTATTGAAGAGTGGctctataaaatttaatcccGAGTTGCCGCAGAAGAAACTTGATGGGATAAAGAGGTTGGGGTATGGGCTGTTGAATAAGGTCGCAATGCTTTTTCCTTGTGTGTTCTGGGAAACAGATCTTGACACATTTGGGCATTTGACTGAGGATTCAAGCACACGGGGGaagttctttttattttatagctaTGCTGCAGTTTCTGGTGATCCACTATTGATTGCACTTGTTGCGGGAGAAGCTGCACATAAGTTTGAGAGCATGCCCCCCACAGATGCAGTGACTCAGGTTCTTCAGATCCTgaaag GTATTTATGAACCCAAAGGAATCACCGTCCCAGAGCCGATCCAAACTGTCTGTACAAGATGGGGCAGTGATCCCTTTACCCTCGGTTCCTACTCTAATGTTGCTGTTGGAGCTTCTGGAGATGATTATGATATATTAGCGGAAAGTGTTGGAGATGGAAGACTTTTCTTTGCAGGGGAGGCCACCAATAGGCGTTATCCTGCAACCATGCATGGAGCTTTTCTCAGTGGGTTAAGGGAAGCTGCAAACATAGTTCGCCATGCTAATGCGAGAACCTCAAGGATTAAAGCTAGTAAAGAACCTTCTAAGAATGTCCATCACTGCACATCGCTTCTTACTGATTTGTTTAGGGATCCTGATTTAGAATTTGGGAGTTTTTCTGTCATTTATAGTCGAAAGGATGTTGATCCAAAGTCCACAGCAATTTTGAGGGTTACATTTAATGAGCCTCGGAAGAAAAATCAGGAAAGTTCCGGACCAGATCAACAACATTCGAACAAATTACTTTTTCAGCAGCTTCAGTCACATTTTAATCAGAAACAGCAGCTTCATGTGTACATTTTGCTATCAAAACAACAGGCTTTTGAGCTAAGAGAGGTCAGAGGGGGTGATGAAATGAGGTTGAACTACCTCTGCGAAAAGCTTGGAGTGAAGCTGGTAGGAAGAAAGGGTTTGGGGCCTACAGCTGATTCTCTTATTGCTGCTATTAAAGCTGAGAGGGGTAGCCGGAAAGCCACTTCAAATTCTTTGGATCTTAAAGTGGGCTCTTTGAAAGGGACATCCAAGCTTAAAGCAGGCACTTTGAAGAAGAAATTGATAAG AAGAGCTAAAATAGTAAGCAACAACAATAGGTTAGTACCTCCTTTCGATTCAAATATAGCAAAAGAACAAGTGCCTGTGGAAACTCAAACACCAAATCAGGGACCTTCCGAGGTTTTGGATGCAG GGCAAAGTCAAGTTGATGGCTTAAAGAATGAGCAGATGGCGCCTTTCTGCTGA
- the LOC126662196 gene encoding uncharacterized protein LOC126662196, protein MHEFSTVDGFVEITESLAEMIKYMANEPSVGLFYVQHHVQNAVPNVVSLKNNITEKSRETILHTEDTEDSITTVRSMKDCGFSVADEMIKDIRTTLAQISEKQPKRGLIRNPTSGFQIGRTSSWGPASWGHNGLRQETKGNSNYFSSVFKTAKERATNFKWTQLDLKESTSTPNEKLLSDSHSNPSQLVASTSTISSMPKYETDELPLSSNAADEPQEEEEQVETKSQSHTLLSQSVNFDDFKADKEAKLEEWLEGTNETGSLDIFQESK, encoded by the coding sequence ATGCATGAATTCTCCACCGTAGACGGTTTTGTGGAGATAACTGAAAGTTTGGCAGAGATGATTAAGTACATGGCAAATGAACCTTCTGTAGGCCTTTTCTATGTTCAGCACCACGTTCAAAATGCAGTTCCTAATGTAGTTAGTCTCAAGAATAATATTACAGAGAAGTCTCGTGAAACCATTCTGCACACTGAAGATACAGAAGATTCTATAACCACGGTAAGATCAATGAAGGATTGCGGTTTCTCTGTAGCTGATGAGATGATAAAAGACATAAGGACAACCCTAGCACAGATCTCAGAAAAACAACCAAAAAGAGGATTAATTCGTAACCCAACTTCAGGCTTTCAAATAGGAAGAACTAGCTCGTGGGGACCAGCTAGTTGGGGTCATAATGGACTCCGGCAAGAAACTAAAGGAAACAGTAATTATTTTTCATCCGTATTTAAGACTGCGAAAGAAAGAGCCACCAATTTCAAATGGACACAACTTGATCTTAAAGAATCAACATCTACCCCAAACGAGAAGTTACTTTCAGATTCTCATTCTAATCCGTCTCAATTGGTTGCATCTACCAGCACTATATCGTCCATGCCTAAATATGAAACTGACGAATTGCCTTTGTCGAGTAATGCTGCTGATGAGCcgcaagaagaagaagagcaaGTTGAGACAAAGTCGCAGTCTCATACTTTATTGTCGCAGTCGGTAAACTTTGATGACTTCAAAGCCGATAAAGAAGCAAAACTAGAGGAGTGGTTGGAAGGGACTAACGAAACCGGGAGTCTGGATATATTTCAGGAGAGCAAGTGA
- the LOC126660840 gene encoding U11/U12 small nuclear ribonucleoprotein 31 kDa protein produces MGKNKKHNSDSDDDDTFYYRYSSASASVSATSTSEPPQSTNPKSTASNTLAPSKSTLYVSNIDYSLTNSDLHMLFSTFGRIARVTVPKKKETRRPKGYAFIQFISRDDAVSAAKQMDKKILNGRTLSASIAIDNGKAAQYIKKREYTDKSKCYECLALGHLSYECPRNQLGPRERPVEKRGRKRGAGGGGGRKREVEVEVEVEEDVEDEENWASVVDGGAGERLLKQEEWEGDEVDGWRGKKRKKASYFSDESGEED; encoded by the coding sequence ATGGGAAAGAACAAAAAACACAACAGCGACAGTGACGACGATGACACCTTCTACTACCGCTACTCCTCAGCCTCCGCCTCCGTCTCCGCCACTTCCACGTCAGAACCACCGCAATCCACAAACCCTAAATCCACCGCCTCAAACACCCTAGCACCCTCAAAATCAACGCTCTACGTCTCCAACATCGACTACTCTCTAACAAACTCCGATCTCCACATGCTCTTCTCCACATTCGGCAGAATCGCACGCGTAACCGTccccaaaaaaaaagaaacgcGACGGCCAAAAGGCTACGCGTTTATCCAATTCATTTCTCGAGACGACGCCGTTTCAGCTGCGAAACAAATGGACAAGAAAATCCTCAACGGCCGTACGCTCTCCGCTTCGATAGCGATCGATAACGGAAAGGCCGCGCAGTATATAAAGAAGAGGGAGTATACTGATAAGAGTAAGTGTTATGAGTGTTTGGCGTTGGGGCATTTGTCTTATGAGTGCCCTAGGAATCAATTGGGCCCGAGGGAAAGGCCCGTGGAGAAGCGCGGCCGGAAAAGAGGAGCTGGTGGTGGTGGGGGTAGGAAGAGGGAGGTGGAAgtggaggtggaggtggaggaAGATGTTGAGGATGAGGAGAATTGGGCGTCGGTGGTGGACGGAGGGGCGGGGGAGAGGTTGTTGAAGCAGGAAGAATGGGAGGGAGATGAAGTAGATGGGTGGAGagggaagaagaggaagaaagCTAGTTACTTCAGTGATGAGAGTGGTGAGGAAGATTGA
- the LOC126660841 gene encoding uncharacterized protein LOC126660841, with protein sequence MASAFGISTNLCKFKCSHPSFSSNHVLVSHLSTICSSTAVAYQVIKLKNYLPKASAQGIPSELSGDEESKFVPLNADDSVYGPPALLLLGFEVEEAVKVRQLLQDLGGEFLQIIFCTEDMIAGSLWEAMNTSQADLAKVQIAKPLPRICFLSGLSGEDMMMFIDAFPESGLEEAVFAALVPNSANKPVQELIEEIIGDHEMLTGKQTS encoded by the exons ATGGCGTCTGCATTTGGAATCTCAACTAATCTCTGCAAATTTAAATGTTCCCATCCGTCTTTTTCATCAAACCATGTTCTTGTTTCACATTTATCCACAATTTGTTCTTCTACTGCTGTTGCTTATCAAGTCATCAAGCTCAAAAACTATCTTCCCAAAGCTTCTGCTCAAG GAATTCCGAGTGAGCTAAGTGGTGATGAGGAATCAAAGTTTGTTCCATTGAATGCTGATGACTCTGTTTATGGTCCGCCT GCGCTATTGTTGTTGGGATTTGAGGTGGAGGAGGCTGTGAAG GTGAGGCAGCTACTGCAAGATTTGGGAGGTGAATTCTTACAG ATCATATTTTGCACTGAAGACATGATTGCTGGCTCACTTTGGGAAGCAATGAATACAAGTCAAGCAGATTTGGCAAAAGTGCAG ATAGCAAAGCCATTGCCAAGAATTTGCTTCTTGTCCGGCCTTAGTGGGGAGGACATGATGATGTTCATTGATGCTTTTCCAGAATCTG GTCTAGAAGAAGCTGTGTTTGCAGCTCTTGTTCCCAACAGTGCTAATAAACCGGTGCAGGAATTAATAGAAGAAATCATAGGGGATCATGAAATGCTG ACTGGAAAACAGACGAGCTGA